In one Nitrospira sp. genomic region, the following are encoded:
- the mtnA gene encoding S-methyl-5-thioribose-1-phosphate isomerase, translating into MVPTVEWKDGAVRILDQSRLPGAVEFLDCRDYRAVAHAIRELKVRGAPAIGVTAAMGVALGAHMVTASDYDTFAKQVDDICDHLAASRPTAVNLFWAIARMKQKLAALKTLPIAQIKIELTRESQAILDEDIALCKAMGKQGADVIQSGQTVLTHCNAGALATAGYGTALGVIRAAWEQGKQIQVIADETRPVLQGARLTAWELMQDRIPVTLITDNMAGSLMRQGKIHLCVVGADRIAANGDVANKIGTYSVAVLARAHGIPFYVAAPYSTIDLTTKSGADIPIEERNPLEVTSIHGSHPVAPTGVAVYNPAFDVTPAELITGIITERGVFKPGELAGVFGTERAVRQSSIAS; encoded by the coding sequence ATGGTACCTACAGTCGAGTGGAAAGACGGCGCAGTTCGTATCCTGGATCAAAGCCGACTCCCGGGGGCCGTCGAGTTTCTCGATTGCCGGGATTACCGCGCGGTTGCCCACGCGATTCGTGAGTTGAAAGTTCGTGGCGCGCCGGCCATCGGTGTCACGGCGGCGATGGGCGTCGCCCTCGGCGCGCACATGGTGACGGCGTCCGACTACGACACCTTTGCCAAACAAGTCGACGACATCTGTGACCACTTGGCCGCCTCGCGTCCCACGGCGGTCAATTTATTTTGGGCCATTGCACGGATGAAACAGAAGCTGGCAGCGCTGAAGACGCTTCCGATCGCGCAAATCAAAATCGAGCTCACTCGTGAATCACAGGCGATCCTGGACGAAGATATTGCGCTGTGCAAAGCCATGGGCAAGCAGGGTGCCGATGTGATTCAAAGCGGCCAGACGGTGTTGACCCACTGCAATGCCGGGGCGTTGGCGACCGCCGGGTATGGGACGGCGCTCGGCGTGATTCGCGCCGCGTGGGAACAGGGGAAACAGATCCAGGTGATCGCCGACGAAACCAGGCCGGTGCTCCAGGGGGCACGGTTGACGGCCTGGGAACTCATGCAGGACAGGATTCCCGTGACGCTGATCACAGACAATATGGCCGGCAGCCTGATGCGACAGGGGAAGATTCATCTCTGCGTGGTCGGGGCGGATCGCATTGCGGCGAACGGCGATGTCGCCAACAAGATCGGTACCTACTCGGTTGCGGTCCTGGCGCGGGCGCATGGGATTCCGTTCTATGTCGCCGCGCCGTACAGCACGATCGATCTGACCACCAAGTCCGGCGCCGATATTCCCATCGAAGAGCGGAACCCGCTCGAAGTGACGTCGATCCACGGCAGCCATCCTGTGGCGCCGACCGGTGTGGCCGTCTACAATCCGGCGTTCGACGTGACGCCCGCTGAGCTGATTACCGGCATCATCACCGAGCGGGGTGTCTTCAAGCCGGGGGAGCTGGCCGGTGTGTTTGGGACCGAGCGAGCTGTACGCCAGTCCAGCATCGCGTCCTGA
- a CDS encoding DegT/DnrJ/EryC1/StrS family aminotransferase: protein MTMIPHSKPSLGQEEVRAVTEVLRSGHVTQGPVVAQFERGMAAYIGVHGGVAVSSGTVALELALRALGVGHGDNVILPSYVCSAPWLAVQRVGAQARIVDINPTTYNLDPHKVRKARTSRTRAVIVPHLFGLPADLTTLQSLGIPLIEDCAQTLGAMEQGRAVGTVGLLTVCSFYATKLLCTGEGGMVLSNDEALLERVRELREYDQAPSLNAAAFNCKMTDLQAAVGVAQLNQLGEFLEKRSALAAVYREHLPKDLFTLPTVPDGRTHVYYRFVVRLQKGLQSSDEFADYLSRLAHRGVHCRKPVFRPLHRYLELPDFPASDEVDTTAISLPIHPSLNEDAVRQVAHMLQEELR from the coding sequence ATGACGATGATTCCGCACTCCAAACCTTCCCTGGGCCAGGAGGAGGTTCGCGCCGTCACCGAGGTGCTGCGATCGGGCCACGTCACCCAAGGCCCGGTGGTGGCGCAGTTCGAACGAGGTATGGCCGCCTATATCGGTGTGCACGGCGGCGTGGCGGTGAGTTCTGGAACGGTGGCGTTGGAGCTGGCCTTGCGTGCCTTGGGTGTGGGGCACGGCGACAATGTGATTCTCCCCAGCTATGTCTGCTCGGCTCCCTGGTTGGCGGTACAACGTGTCGGCGCACAGGCACGAATTGTCGACATCAATCCGACGACCTACAATCTCGATCCGCACAAGGTTCGTAAAGCCCGCACCTCCAGGACCCGCGCTGTCATCGTCCCTCATTTGTTCGGATTGCCGGCGGACCTGACCACTTTGCAATCGCTGGGCATTCCCCTGATCGAAGACTGTGCGCAGACGCTTGGCGCGATGGAGCAGGGACGGGCGGTGGGCACCGTGGGGCTCCTCACGGTCTGCTCATTTTACGCCACTAAATTGCTGTGCACCGGGGAAGGGGGCATGGTGCTTTCGAACGACGAGGCACTCCTCGAGCGGGTCCGCGAGCTTCGGGAATACGATCAGGCCCCCTCGCTCAATGCCGCGGCGTTCAACTGCAAGATGACGGATCTCCAGGCTGCAGTCGGCGTCGCGCAACTGAATCAGTTGGGAGAGTTTCTTGAGAAGCGGTCGGCGCTGGCCGCCGTGTACCGGGAACATCTTCCGAAAGACTTGTTCACGCTTCCGACGGTGCCCGACGGGCGGACTCATGTCTATTATCGGTTCGTCGTGCGCCTTCAGAAGGGGCTTCAGTCGTCCGACGAATTTGCCGACTACCTGTCGCGTTTGGCTCATCGTGGAGTCCATTGCCGCAAACCCGTATTTCGTCCGCTGCATCGCTATTTAGAATTGCCGGATTTTCCCGCGAGCGACGAGGTTGATACCACCGCCATCTCCTTGCCCATCCATCCCTCTCTCAACGAAGACGCCGTGCGACAAGTGGCGCACATGCTTCAAGAGGAACTCCGCTAA
- a CDS encoding glycosyltransferase translates to MSKRLLFLASGPPSDRHGGGALRMFHLLRFLGSRFPVDLLFPAQDGAEDVSALFKDVSVDVIPVPLQGSSVFDRFCRFDPYPKDRAVAAVVRDRVATGAYAAIHVDTLAMMPYVPPDTALPVVLDLRAHDSTSEVRRLRDGQEAKGRSTHLIRRLKRSLFDRWCWPMTHCVAVASEEERVRCERAHPGQRVLVVPNGVDCQRIRPKPDQTMSTPILLFMGHMGVEHNIDAAVCLATEVFPAIRRDFPKAELRVVGRNADARVSRLAGQGIVVTGAVPDRRVHLREATIYVAPYLSGSGSHGHLLEAMAAGLPIITTSQGIEGMKVQAGRDVLVADQPADIIDSIQTLLASQSDRERFAQAARHMAEIWYDWNRCLWPLESLYHPLLGPTRTVSEATAVAC, encoded by the coding sequence ATGAGCAAGCGATTGTTATTCCTGGCCTCTGGACCGCCTTCCGACCGTCACGGAGGAGGAGCCCTGCGGATGTTCCATCTGCTTCGGTTTCTGGGAAGCCGCTTTCCTGTGGATCTGTTGTTTCCCGCACAGGATGGTGCAGAAGATGTCTCTGCGCTGTTCAAAGATGTGTCCGTCGACGTCATACCCGTCCCGCTCCAAGGGTCCAGTGTGTTCGATCGGTTCTGTCGATTCGATCCCTATCCGAAGGATCGAGCGGTTGCTGCGGTAGTGCGGGATCGAGTGGCCACTGGCGCCTATGCGGCGATCCATGTCGACACGTTAGCCATGATGCCGTATGTTCCACCGGACACGGCGCTTCCGGTCGTGCTCGACCTTCGAGCCCACGACTCGACGAGTGAGGTCCGCAGGCTGCGAGACGGGCAGGAGGCCAAAGGACGATCGACGCACCTGATCCGTCGACTCAAGCGCAGCTTGTTCGACCGCTGGTGTTGGCCGATGACCCACTGCGTGGCTGTGGCCTCGGAGGAAGAGCGCGTTCGGTGTGAGCGAGCCCACCCGGGGCAGCGTGTGTTGGTGGTTCCCAACGGCGTGGATTGTCAGAGGATCCGTCCCAAGCCGGATCAGACCATGTCGACGCCGATCCTGCTCTTTATGGGGCATATGGGTGTCGAGCACAACATTGATGCTGCGGTATGTCTGGCGACGGAGGTGTTTCCGGCGATTCGTCGGGACTTTCCCAAAGCGGAGTTGCGAGTGGTGGGTCGCAATGCGGACGCGCGTGTGTCTCGTCTGGCCGGTCAGGGCATTGTGGTCACCGGAGCTGTGCCAGATCGACGTGTGCATCTGCGCGAGGCGACCATCTATGTTGCACCGTATCTCAGTGGTTCGGGTTCGCACGGGCATCTTCTCGAAGCGATGGCCGCGGGGTTGCCCATCATCACCACGTCGCAGGGCATCGAGGGGATGAAGGTGCAGGCGGGCCGCGATGTCTTGGTGGCCGATCAACCGGCCGATATCATCGACTCGATTCAGACCCTGCTTGCGAGTCAGTCGGATCGCGAACGGTTTGCGCAGGCGGCCCGCCACATGGCGGAAATCTGGTACGACTGGAATCGCTGTCTCTGGCCGTTGGAGTCGCTGTATCATCCGCTGCTCGGGCCGACACGCACTGTGTCGGAGGCGACGGCGGTCGCGTGTTGA
- a CDS encoding DNA internalization-related competence protein ComEC/Rec2 produces MLPTLTITFILGLALGSYVSSFPISSAILLTICTVGALLVERQKRFSPRQTSLWLACLCGGCVYWILYAWLAPHSPVPERPGGLPTRVIGTIVDSVRHAPGRQTALVRVTSSDDPDLVTPFHLRLTWRDPDRDLHRGVQIRVRTRLHAPTGTINPRGFDYAAYLDQQGVDAVGSISGAGAVEVLDAGAPPLIPPVSRLIEHWRALVRSAADSLSQPTRGLFLSLTIGEQGFLAPDAREWFMTTGTVHILSISGSHLGLIALISFALIRKLCLLLPPHILLSLSRWLTPTRAAALLTLLPVGAYTLLAGAETATIRSSLMIMIGLWTVWLGAPHFLLHALAAAAGLTLLVHPAALYDISFQLSYVSVWVLALALRRGAETAELPRLQPSKAGWMLHWLRESVRLTAWVTLATLPLVACYFNQVSWMGLFVNVAMVPFIGLVFLPISLLAALWVIVTHADAIPGAAFIEWLGRGLIDGTHWLADLPGAEWFVAAPTVPMMVLFYLLGWVWLSGRLVSATPLVRGALVGCLAGIVMWWLWSPRPFTRDGHIRVTFLDVGQGDSAVIELPQGAVVLIDGGATYERVDMGRSVVAPFLWNRGIRHIDHIVGTHPQLDHVGGLAWILGHFQVEHFWTNGVTRPEEFWQKIERALLQRHVSATVAQEGRLMAEESSCRLVALNPAPVQTESAGGKRESLNNLSVVTQLTCGEQQMLFTGDAERDALARLTQVGSFGHITLLKVPHHGAKSSLERGWLETTRPDVAVMSVARHNPYGHPAGEVLAAYEAVQAQVWRTDRDGAVWVDVDPTQRHLVVHSAREWTLQPVPFSVPMWALERENWHRLWRRWNWL; encoded by the coding sequence ATGCTGCCTACCCTGACGATTACCTTCATCCTTGGGTTGGCGCTCGGTTCCTATGTCAGTTCCTTTCCCATCAGCAGTGCCATCCTCCTGACGATCTGCACGGTCGGCGCGCTGCTCGTGGAGCGGCAGAAGCGCTTCTCTCCGCGACAGACCAGCCTCTGGCTCGCGTGTTTGTGTGGCGGCTGCGTGTACTGGATTCTGTACGCCTGGCTCGCACCGCACAGCCCGGTACCGGAGAGGCCTGGCGGCTTGCCGACCCGCGTCATTGGAACAATCGTGGACTCCGTTCGTCATGCACCGGGGCGGCAGACCGCGCTGGTGCGCGTGACATCCAGCGACGATCCAGATCTCGTCACACCGTTTCATCTTCGTCTGACCTGGCGCGACCCAGACCGCGATCTCCATCGAGGTGTTCAGATTCGCGTACGCACCCGCCTGCATGCGCCCACGGGGACGATTAATCCGAGAGGGTTTGACTATGCGGCCTATCTGGACCAGCAGGGAGTCGACGCGGTCGGGTCGATTTCGGGGGCCGGTGCGGTGGAGGTGCTGGATGCCGGGGCCCCTCCACTGATACCGCCAGTCTCGCGCCTGATCGAACACTGGCGCGCGCTGGTGAGGAGCGCTGCCGACTCGCTCTCCCAACCGACTCGTGGGCTGTTCCTGAGTTTGACCATTGGGGAGCAGGGGTTTCTGGCGCCGGACGCTCGGGAGTGGTTCATGACGACCGGCACCGTGCATATCCTGTCGATATCCGGTTCGCATCTCGGTCTCATTGCGTTGATCTCCTTCGCGTTGATTCGAAAGCTGTGTCTACTGCTCCCGCCACACATCCTGCTGAGCCTCTCGCGATGGCTCACACCAACCAGAGCGGCCGCGTTGCTGACCCTCCTCCCGGTGGGAGCGTACACGCTCCTGGCAGGGGCAGAAACGGCGACCATTCGTTCGTCGCTCATGATCATGATCGGCTTGTGGACGGTCTGGCTCGGGGCGCCGCACTTCCTGCTCCACGCGCTGGCGGCAGCAGCCGGTCTCACATTGTTGGTGCATCCCGCAGCCCTCTATGACATCTCCTTTCAGCTCTCGTATGTGTCGGTGTGGGTCTTGGCACTGGCGTTGCGGCGGGGGGCGGAGACGGCCGAACTGCCCCGGCTTCAACCGTCAAAAGCCGGTTGGATGCTCCATTGGCTGCGTGAGTCCGTTCGACTGACCGCGTGGGTGACCCTGGCAACCTTGCCGTTGGTGGCCTGCTATTTCAATCAGGTGTCCTGGATGGGGCTTTTCGTCAACGTCGCCATGGTGCCGTTTATCGGGCTGGTGTTTCTCCCGATCAGTCTCCTGGCGGCGTTGTGGGTGATTGTGACGCATGCCGATGCGATTCCTGGCGCTGCATTCATCGAGTGGCTTGGACGCGGACTGATCGACGGGACACATTGGTTGGCTGATCTCCCGGGGGCGGAATGGTTTGTGGCTGCGCCGACCGTTCCCATGATGGTGCTGTTTTATCTGCTGGGCTGGGTCTGGCTGTCAGGTCGATTGGTGTCTGCCACTCCGCTGGTGAGGGGGGCGTTGGTGGGGTGTCTCGCCGGTATCGTGATGTGGTGGCTGTGGTCTCCGCGCCCGTTCACTCGAGACGGGCACATTCGCGTGACGTTTCTCGATGTGGGGCAAGGGGACAGTGCGGTCATTGAATTGCCGCAAGGCGCGGTGGTGTTGATCGACGGCGGGGCGACCTATGAGCGGGTTGATATGGGCAGAAGTGTCGTGGCGCCGTTTCTCTGGAATCGGGGAATCCGACACATCGATCACATCGTCGGGACGCACCCGCAGTTGGATCATGTCGGCGGGTTGGCCTGGATTTTGGGCCATTTCCAGGTCGAGCACTTTTGGACCAACGGAGTCACACGACCCGAGGAGTTCTGGCAAAAGATTGAGCGAGCGCTCTTGCAGCGGCATGTATCGGCCACGGTGGCACAGGAGGGGCGACTCATGGCGGAGGAGAGCAGTTGTCGCCTGGTGGCGCTGAACCCTGCGCCCGTACAGACGGAGAGTGCCGGTGGAAAACGCGAGTCACTGAACAATTTGTCGGTGGTCACTCAACTGACCTGCGGAGAGCAGCAGATGCTGTTCACCGGAGACGCCGAGCGTGACGCGTTGGCCCGCCTGACTCAGGTTGGTTCGTTCGGGCACATCACCTTGTTAAAGGTACCGCACCATGGGGCCAAGAGTTCGCTGGAGCGTGGTTGGCTTGAGACGACTCGGCCGGACGTGGCGGTGATGTCTGTCGCCCGGCACAATCCCTACGGTCATCCCGCCGGAGAGGTCTTGGCGGCATACGAGGCGGTGCAGGCTCAGGTATGGCGAACGGATCGGGATGGGGCGGTCTGGGTTGATGTGGATCCGACGCAGCGACACCTGGTGGTGCACAGTGCCAGGGAATGGACGCTTCAGCCAGTGCCCTTCTCCGTTCCCATGTGGGCGTTGGAGCGGGAGAACTGGCATCGACTCTGGCGGCGGTGGAATTGGCTCTAG
- a CDS encoding phosphoglucosamine mutase, translated as MRKLFGTDGVRGVANLEPMTSEIAMQLGRAAAHLFMRRAGRHQVVIGKDTRLSGYMLESALTSGICSMGVDVLLVGPMPTPAIAFLTRSLRADAGVVISASHNPYQDNGIKFFSNEGFKLPDEVEARIEQLIVSDEIKHLRPTADAIGKAYRIGDAEGRYIEFVKRSVPRDLDFQGIKLVVDCANGAAYKVAPTVLRELGAEIEVIANTPDGMNINDTCGAVHPERLQDAVRRHGAHLGIALDGDADRAIFVCEQGEIVDGDHVMAALGLDLHAQGRLASQTVVGTVMSNFGLELAMKKAGIQLMRTPVGDRYLMERMLADGYNFGGEQSGHFIFLDHNTTGDGLISALQILSLMKRTGKPLSELAKAMTAVPQILLNVKVKHKPDLNQIPDIQQAIKTAEATLNGSGRVLVRYSGTEALLRIMVEGERDSTIREVADHLANIVRARIG; from the coding sequence ATGCGTAAATTGTTCGGTACAGATGGTGTTCGTGGAGTTGCGAATCTCGAACCGATGACCAGCGAAATTGCGATGCAACTGGGACGCGCGGCTGCCCATCTTTTCATGCGGCGGGCGGGCCGACACCAGGTTGTCATCGGCAAAGACACGCGTCTCTCCGGCTATATGTTGGAATCGGCGTTGACCTCGGGCATTTGTTCGATGGGCGTCGACGTGCTGCTCGTCGGTCCTATGCCGACGCCGGCGATCGCGTTTCTCACGAGGAGTCTACGGGCGGACGCGGGTGTGGTCATTTCGGCCTCGCACAATCCCTATCAGGACAACGGGATCAAATTCTTTTCCAATGAAGGCTTCAAACTGCCTGATGAGGTTGAGGCGCGCATCGAACAACTGATCGTCTCCGACGAGATCAAGCATCTACGGCCGACGGCGGACGCGATTGGAAAAGCCTATCGCATCGGGGATGCCGAGGGGCGGTATATCGAATTCGTCAAACGTTCTGTTCCACGGGATCTCGATTTTCAAGGGATCAAGCTGGTGGTGGATTGCGCCAACGGTGCGGCGTACAAAGTTGCCCCGACGGTGCTGCGGGAACTCGGGGCAGAGATCGAGGTCATTGCCAACACCCCCGACGGCATGAACATCAATGACACGTGCGGCGCCGTGCATCCGGAACGACTGCAGGACGCGGTGCGGCGCCATGGCGCGCATCTCGGTATTGCCTTGGATGGTGACGCGGATCGGGCGATCTTTGTCTGCGAGCAGGGCGAGATCGTGGATGGGGACCATGTCATGGCGGCGCTGGGGTTGGATCTGCATGCCCAGGGGCGTCTGGCGTCCCAAACCGTCGTGGGCACTGTCATGAGCAACTTCGGGCTGGAACTCGCCATGAAGAAAGCCGGGATTCAACTGATGCGAACTCCGGTGGGGGATCGCTATCTGATGGAGCGCATGTTGGCCGACGGCTATAACTTCGGCGGAGAGCAATCGGGGCATTTCATTTTCCTCGACCATAACACGACCGGTGACGGGTTGATCTCGGCGCTCCAGATCCTGTCCCTGATGAAGCGAACCGGCAAGCCGCTTTCGGAGTTGGCGAAGGCCATGACGGCGGTGCCGCAGATTTTGCTCAACGTGAAAGTGAAGCATAAGCCCGACTTGAATCAGATCCCGGACATCCAGCAGGCCATCAAGACGGCTGAAGCCACCCTGAATGGGAGCGGCCGAGTGCTGGTGCGGTACTCCGGGACCGAAGCCCTCTTGCGGATCATGGTCGAGGGCGAACGGGATTCCACGATTCGCGAGGTCGCCGATCATCTCGCGAATATTGTGCGTGCCCGCATCGGCTAG